ACGCTCGTCTCGCCGGACAGCATCACGGCGTCGGCGCCGTCGAGCACGGCGTTGGCGACGTCCGAGGTCTCCGCGCGAGTCGGCACCGGGCTCGAGATCATCGACTCGAGCATCTGCGTCGCGACGATCACGGGCTTGGCGTTGCGGCGAGCGAGCTCGACGGCGCGCTTCTGCACGATCGGGACGGCCTCCAGCGGGAGCTCGACGCCGAGGTCGCCACGGGCGACCATGATGCCGTCGAACGCGTCGACGATCTCCTCCAGCGCGTCCACCGCCTGCGGCTTCTCGATCTTGGCGATGACGGGGATCTTCACGCCCTCTTCCGACATGATCTCGTGCACGCGCGTGACATCGGCGGCGTTGCGCACGAACGACAGCGCGATGAGGTCGGCGCCGGTCCGCAGGCCCCAGCGCAGGTCTTCCTCGTCCTTCTCGCTCAGGGCGGGCACGTTGACGGCCACTCCTGGCAGGTTGATGCCCTTGTTGTTCGAGACGGCGCCGGCGACGACGACGCGCGTCGTGACGGTCACGCCGTCGGTCTCGACGACCTCGACGCGGACCTTGCCGTCGTCGATGAGCAGGAAGTCGCCCGGCTTCACATCCTGCGGGAGGCCCTTGAAGGTGGTGCCGCAGATCTCCCGGTTCCCGATGATGTCCTCGGTCGTGATCTTGAAGGTGTCGCCGACGGCGAGTTCGTACGGGCCGTCCTCGAACCGCCCGAGACGGATCTTCGGCCCCTGCAGGTCGACGAGAACCGCAACGGCACGGCCCGTGTCCTCGGCGGCGCGACGCACGTTGGCGTAGTTCGCGTCGTGCACGGAGTAGTCACCGTGGCTGAGGTTCAGTCGGGCGACATCCACTCCGGCCTCGATGATGGCCCGCACGGTCTCGTACGTGGACGTGGCTGGTCCCAGGGTGGCGACGATTTTCGCGCGTCTCAACAGATTCTCCAGGGTAGAGGGGGATAGAAATCAGGCGACGGTGCCTGGCTCAGCCTACGCGGGCTGGAGCCCGATCGCGACATCCGTGGGACGCACCGGCTCGGGAAGCACCGTCTCCCCCATCAGGAAGCGATCCACGTTCGCCGCAGCCGCGCGCCCTTCGGCGATAGCCCACACGATGAGCGACTGGCCGCGGCCGGCATCGCCGGCGACGAACACGCCGGGGATCGTCGACTCGTAGGACGAGTCGCGCTGGAAGTTGCCCCGGTCGGTGAACTGCGGACGGACATCATCGGTGAATCCGTGCTGCTCCGGGCCGGTGAAGCCCATGGCGATCAGCACGAGATCGGCCGGGATCTCCCGCTCGGTCCCGCTCTTCGGGACGCGGCGGCCATCGACGTACTCGGTCTCCGCGACGCGCAGCGCACGCACCTCGCCGACCTCGTTCCCGAGGAACTCGACCGTGGAGGCGAGGAACACGCGCTCACCGCCCTCTTCGTGAGCGGACGACACCTCGAAGACGGTCGGCGTCATCGGCCACGGCTGGTGGGGCGGCCGCTCCGTGCTCGGCTGGCGGCCGATGGCGAGGTTCGTCACGCTGAGCGCACCCTGGCGGTGCGCGGTGCCGATGCAGTCGGCACCGGTGTCACCACCACCGATCACCACGACGTGCTTCCCCGCGGCGGTGATCTGGTCGGGAACCGTGTCGCCAGCGACGGCACGGTTGGACTCGACGAGGTACTCCATGGCGAAATGCACGCCGTGGAGGTCACGGCCGGGGATCGGCAGATCGCGAGGAACCGTCGAACCCGTCGCGATCACGACGGCGTCGTACCGCGCGCGCAGGTCGGCCCACGAGATGTCCTTGCCGATCTCGACACCGGCGCGGAAGCGAGTCCCCTCCTCCTGCATCTGGCGGAGGCGCGCCTCGAGCTGCGTCTTCTCCATCTTGAAGTCCGGGATGCCGTAGCGCAGGAGACCGCCGATGCGGTCATCACGCTCGAACACCGCGACCGTGTGACCCGCTCGGGTGAGCTGCTGGGCTGCGGCGAGTCCCGCCGGGCCGGAGCCGACGACGGCGACCGTCTTCCCGGTGAGCCGCTCAGGCGGCTGCGGCTCGACCCAGCCCTTCGCGAACGCCTCGTCGATGATCGAGACCTCGATCTGCTTGATCGTCACGGCCGGCTGGTTGATGCCGAGCACGCACGCGCTCTCGCAGGGAGCAGGACACAGCCTCCCGGTGAACTCGGGGAAGTTGTTCGTCGCGTGCAGGCGCTCGATCGCCGCGCGGCCCTCGCCGCGCCACGTGAGGTCGTTCCACTCCGGGATGAGGTTGCCCAGTGGACACCCCTGGTGGCAGAACGGCACACCGCAGTCCATGCAGCGGCTGGCCTGACGGCGGAGCACGGCCTGGTCGCCGGGCTCGTACACCTCTTTCCAGTCCATGATGCGCACCGGCACCGGCCTGCGCGCGGGAAGCTCACGCTCGGTGACCTTCAGAAAACCTTTGGGATCAGCCACCGGTCACCTCCAGGATGCGGTTCCACACGATGTCGCCGTCGGGATCGATCCCCTCGGCCACGGCCTCCTCGCGCATGCTGCGCACGGCGGCGTAGTCGCGCGGGAGGACCTTGACGAACTCGGACGCGGTCTCGTCGAACCGCTCGAGGATCTCCGCGCCCAGCGGCGAGGATGTGCGCTCGACGTGCTCGGAGATGAGGCTCCGCAGCACCTCGAGGTCGGCGCGGTCCAGCGGCTCGAGCAGCAGCTCGCCGCTGCCGAGCGACTGGGCGTTCACCTTGGCCGTCTCGAGGCCGCGGACGTACGCCACTCCCCCGGACATGCCTGCACCCAGGTTGCGCCCCGTCGGACCGAGGATCACCGCGACACCGCCGGTCATGTACTCGAGCGCGTGGTCGCCCACGCCCTCGACGACCGCGGTCGCACCGGAGTTGCGCACCAGGAAACGCTCGCCGACGATGCCGGAGATGAACATCGTCCCCGACGTGGCGCCGTAGCCGATGACGTTGCCGGCGATCACGTTCTCGTGCGGCCGGATCGTCGCTCCGCGCGGCGGGCGGATCGTGATGTCTCCGCCGGAGAGGCCCTTGCCGACGTAGTCGTTCGCATCGCCCTCGAGCCGGAGGATGATCCCCGAAGGAAGGAAGGCTCCGAGCGACTGTCCGGCCGTTCCCCGAAGCGTGACGTCGATGGTCTCACGCGGCAGGCCGGCAGCACCGTAGCGCGCGGTGACCTGGTGGCCGAGCATCGTCCCCACCGCTCGCTCGGTGTTGGCGATCGGCAGCTCGACCACGACGGGGTCGCCGTTGAGCAGAGCATCCTTCGCCACGTCGATGAGCTGCACGTCGAAGTGCTTCTCGAGCTCGTGGTCCTGGGCGCGCCGGCTCCGGCGCGGCTCCCCCGCCGGGGACGCCGGGCCTTCGAGGATCGGCGACAGGTCGAGTCCCTGTGCCTTCCAGTGCGCGACAGCCGCGTCGACCTCGATGAGGTCCGAGCGCCCGATGATCTCGTCGAGGGAGCGGAATCCGAGCTCGGCGAGCAGTTCGCGCACTTCCTCCGCGATGAACTCCATGAAGTTCACCACGAACTCCGGCTTGCCCGTGAAGCGCTCCCGGAGCACCGGATTCTGCGTCGCGACGCCGACCGGGCAGGTGTCGAGATGGCACACGCGCATCATGATGCATCCGCTGACGACGAGGGGCGCGGTCGCGAAACCGAACTCCTCCGCGCCGAGCAGCGCGCCGATGATGACGTCGCGGCCCGTCTTGAGCTGACCGTCGACCTGCACGACGACGCGGTCTCGCATGCCGTTGAGCATGAGCGTCTGCTGGGTCTCGGCGAGGCCGAGCTCCCACGGTGTGCCGGCGTGCTTGAGGGAGTTGAGCGGGCTCGCCCCGGTGCCCCCATCGTGGCCCGACACGAGGATCACATCGCTGAGAGCCTTGGCGACACCGGCCGAGACCGCGCCGATGCCCGACTGGCTGACGAGCTTGGTGTGGATGCGCGCACCGGGGTTCGCCCTCTTCAGATCGAAGATGAGCTGCTTGAGATCCTCGATCGAGTAGATGTCGTGATGAGGAGGCGGCGAGATGAGACCGACTCCAGGGGTGCCGCCGCGCGTGCGCGCGACCCACGGATACACCTTCTGCGG
This Microbacterium sp. XT11 DNA region includes the following protein-coding sequences:
- the pyk gene encoding pyruvate kinase, which encodes MRRAKIVATLGPATSTYETVRAIIEAGVDVARLNLSHGDYSVHDANYANVRRAAEDTGRAVAVLVDLQGPKIRLGRFEDGPYELAVGDTFKITTEDIIGNREICGTTFKGLPQDVKPGDFLLIDDGKVRVEVVETDGVTVTTRVVVAGAVSNNKGINLPGVAVNVPALSEKDEEDLRWGLRTGADLIALSFVRNAADVTRVHEIMSEEGVKIPVIAKIEKPQAVDALEEIVDAFDGIMVARGDLGVELPLEAVPIVQKRAVELARRNAKPVIVATQMLESMISSPVPTRAETSDVANAVLDGADAVMLSGETSVGEYPVVVVETMARIIESTEEHGLERIPPLTTKPRTQGGAITLAALEVAEFVEAKFLCVFTQSGDSARRLSRLRSRIPMLAFTPEPGIRRRMALTWGLRSTLVEMVQHTDLMYHQVDEYLLENGLAAEGDKVVVISGSPPGIIGSTNDLRVHKVGDAVRGAAPIYKTGV
- a CDS encoding glutamate synthase subunit beta, yielding MADPKGFLKVTERELPARRPVPVRIMDWKEVYEPGDQAVLRRQASRCMDCGVPFCHQGCPLGNLIPEWNDLTWRGEGRAAIERLHATNNFPEFTGRLCPAPCESACVLGINQPAVTIKQIEVSIIDEAFAKGWVEPQPPERLTGKTVAVVGSGPAGLAAAQQLTRAGHTVAVFERDDRIGGLLRYGIPDFKMEKTQLEARLRQMQEEGTRFRAGVEIGKDISWADLRARYDAVVIATGSTVPRDLPIPGRDLHGVHFAMEYLVESNRAVAGDTVPDQITAAGKHVVVIGGGDTGADCIGTAHRQGALSVTNLAIGRQPSTERPPHQPWPMTPTVFEVSSAHEEGGERVFLASTVEFLGNEVGEVRALRVAETEYVDGRRVPKSGTEREIPADLVLIAMGFTGPEQHGFTDDVRPQFTDRGNFQRDSSYESTIPGVFVAGDAGRGQSLIVWAIAEGRAAAANVDRFLMGETVLPEPVRPTDVAIGLQPA